tttcattataatttatcttagGTGATAAAAGTAGAGAAGAGTTCTTACGATCCGCTATAGAAAGAAGCTCTCCTGGAAATGCTCGACTCCTAGCAGAATTATTTGGAGGTTTGGAACTTGGCATCAACTTAGGAGGGGAAACAAAAGCAGTCATATCGGTTGGAGGAGCGGCAACAAGATGTCAGCATCAATCTCCTTGCTTTGATGTGGCATGTGGACTATGTTATGATCCTTTATTACGAATTCATGGCCGTTGTGGCGGAGCAAGCTACTATACATGTCGAGGAACTCTTCCACAGTATTGTGTTCCCTTTTCTTGCACAGCGGTAAATATGGTTTTATTCTTCATTCTAATATCCATTTGTCTACATAAATGTTTTATCTTTAAAGACACCAGATGGTCGATCTGCTCGGCAGAATAGTGAATCAAAAAATGATGGGAAGGATGCTTATGGTCAGTCTAAAGTATTTGTTAAAACATTTCCAAAGGGGATGGGTGCACAAGGAGTTGGTTgtagacaaaaacaaaaagtcgAAGATCCaggaaattttgaatataattcgcAGAATCAGGGCATTAATGCTAGAGCAGCACCAAGAAAAGGAAAGCCAAAGGATGTATCAGCTCTCCCTAAAAGCGATCTCGACGAACCTAAAATGCCAAGTTGGGCTTTAATAGTCCCAGAGCCAGTGACCTCTTGTCAAGGTGATGATATATGTGTGGACCTTAGATGTGGTAGATGTTATGATCCCTATCTCGGAACTCATACCCATTGCggtaaaatgacttattttgaTTGTGCAACAAGTCTTCATGAAGAGTGTCAGCCGATTAGATGCACGGACGTGGACATTGATGATGtaagtttttcaatatatttgcgtgatacatttttataactaatattaattccAAACTGTTATACGCGATTCATTTCAGATATTCACTGATCAAGTATCGGAAGGAAAAGAAGCAGATACTCTGATGGTCAGAAGTTTCTCTCCCATGAAAGACACTCCTTCCAAATGCTATTAGATTGAAACCtttatatttgattgatttgaatgtttataattttttatgttttaaaatgtatcttgTGTAATAAAGACTAAAAAATAACTGTATTATTCTCATGTAACATAGCATTTCATCTGATTTGAATTTGATTGATTAAAGAGTAAATCTAAGATTCAAAATTAgcataatttagaatattagCTGAAAAGACACCCGTTTAAGACATATTGAAGATATCCATGTCCTTTCAGATGTTCAAAAGAACCTCTTCCAAGAGACAAGATAGCTGAAGTTTTACGTATGTGTACGCCTACTACTTAtgttatacgttctagctatcatttattattttcttcgtttttatattattaaatcctaGCAAAGTGAAGAAAAGATAGGACCCATACAACCGATGGATGTGGTTAGGACCGttgaaaggtaaaaaaaagttcagactGATAAGGTAATCAATCCGaagactgatccaacactaataatgtCTTTCAAAATCATGtctaagagaaaaaataaattttttctctaaagtacataatattagaGATTTAGTTACGAATATGTAACCATTCTGAGCATATAAATGTTTGGTACACAACTCGTTTGACgaattatatatgaatacagTGAGTACTCAACTCTCGatttggtaaaaataataaaatcccaCATAGAAACATAGATACAGCTGGATTCAAAAATTGTTGGTGGCTGACTTGCATAAAAAATCTTTTCCATTTTCTTGCAAGGGTCCAACTGTGTTTATTTATGGCCAATAGACAGATCTCTAatgattgttataattatagtattataacaaatatgtacaatgtacatgtcAACTAAagaatttaatgtaataaataaggGTATATTTCCTGATGAAGTCCAGgatatagataaatatgaagGATGTAAGTAGCGGATAAAGAGGTGGAAGTAGATGGTATGACTGTTTTTTTGAACATTGAAATGAGGGTGGTGGGCAGATGAATGTAAAAAAGGAGGAGATAGagaagaaagaaggaaaaaagagaCGAAGAAAGAGACATGGAAGAAGATAAGCATTGAAACAAAGACCACGTGATGTATATTTCTATAAGGTAGTGGTCGTAgcgacactttttttttaccgCTAGGAGTGTTGAATATTActgaaaatttattacaaattaccCTTTTAACTCGATGAACAAGGCAAATTCCGcgtaggaaaagaaaaataaccaaaaatgagTGTGGGACgtcgttttttgaaataataaaaagcgAC
The sequence above is drawn from the Lepeophtheirus salmonis chromosome 5, UVic_Lsal_1.4, whole genome shotgun sequence genome and encodes:
- the LOC121118640 gene encoding uncharacterized protein, which translates into the protein MYFLILYLLLAIKTSLARTIPSFDFGDKSREEFLRSAIERSSPGNARLLAELFGGLELGINLGGETKAVISVGGAATRCQHQSPCFDVACGLCYDPLLRIHGRCGGASYYTCRGTLPQYCVPFSCTATPDGRSARQNSESKNDGKDAYGQSKVFVKTFPKGMGAQGVGCRQKQKVEDPGNFEYNSQNQGINARAAPRKGKPKDVSALPKSDLDEPKMPSWALIVPEPVTSCQGDDICVDLRCGRCYDPYLGTHTHCGKMTYFDCATSLHEECQPIRCTDVDIDDIFTDQVSEGKEADTLMVRSFSPMKDTPSKCY